TGTCAGGGCCGAAACTCTCCGGCATGAGGCTCTCGATGCTCATGAACTCGTCTATGCCCTCGTCTGGTTTTTGGATCAGGATTTCGACTTAGGAGGGGTGCCCAATTCCTGATAGAACTGGCGGCAGTGGCCACATGGCGCACCGAATTTGATATTGTCAGCGGAGACGGCTATATGAGTGAGCTCTTCCACGGAGTTGAGAGCGAGGTTGGTGACGAGGAATTGCTCTCCGTGGATGGAGTGGTGAAGAGGAACGCCTTTGAATTCGACATTGACGCCTAAGAAGACCTGACCCTTTGATGTGAGTCCAACGACTCCGACTCCGAATATGGAGATTGGAACCCGAGCGAGAGACAAGGCCTTCTTCATCAGCTTTGGAAGGTCACGGGGGCCGTGGATGCCCACTTCTGCTGCTTCGCTAGGGGTGTAAACGAACTTGTTCTCTTGTGCcatttttctctatttgattTTGGGATCTGTGTGTTTTGGGATGTATTATGTTTGTGAGAGAGATTGGAAATGAGATGGAGAAATGGAGAAGCAAGTCCTTGCCTATTTATAGAGGTGTGTTTGCGTCGTCTGTAATAGTACTTTTTAAAAGCGTGTTTACATCGTTCCATAATATTGATTGTTGATTATGACTCTCAATATAACTAAAAAAGTTGATTGTGACAACATAACTAAAAAGTTGATTGTGACTATCAAGATTCATGTAATCACCTTTTATGCAAATTAGTTAGggttatatttataatttatagtaaGAAGTAATGTAATGAATAGTGGTAAAATATTCATTGGTCCTTAACtcgtaattataaacattttgaTGGTTTGAATAGCAATATAGGTAAAAGATAATATGGTAGTTTTTTCACATACGCAACcaagataaaaaacaaaaaaaggtgatTATGACTCTTTTGAGACTCATGAAttctatcttatatattaagcAAAGTAGTAAGGTTATTTCCTAGATTAGTATGAAGTATCATCATGAAGAGCGgtggaaaaattataattcaatagTCTTTAACTCTTAAATGAGTAACATTTTGATGGGTGGAagtaatatagaaaaaaattaatcacatACGCAACCTATTAACtacaagacaaaaaaatgaCCGTAACTATCAAGTTCAtgaacctgtttttttttttggtaagattcatgaaccatttttttataattaagtaaAGTAATTAGgattatttttagtataaataatGTAATGAAGAGTAGTAAAAAGGTAATGGAATAAAGAGTGGTAAATAAGGATTAGTTTAATAGTCCTCAACTCTGTGACTATTTTGATAGTGTCACGTCTCTATATTCAAATCTGTTATAGAAGATGTGTTCGAGTTATtcagaaaaaaaagtattttaatgaataatgataatCGAGTCCATTATATACACAAATTCCGTGTGTCTTTTACAGTTGCCAACCACGTATTACTAGATATGTGATGTGTCTACATGTTTTGAATGCTTTTTTAAACGGTGTGTTTACCTTGTAGGTAATGCACACACAAGATTACACATATAACATAATGACTCACAAACCATTTTTCAAAACCAATTTCTTTAGAGTAGTTAGTATTACTTTAtaagtagttttgtttttttttttgtcaaagttaTAAGTAGTTTTGTATAAACTAAAAATTGGTACACGTAAAAAATCGGTCTTATTAATTAGTATCATTTTCATGGTACCTATGGATTAgtaaaacaaatagaaattgaGAATTTATTCATAAAATGATACTAATAAATTGATTTCATAGTGTTTGAGAGTGTGACAAGGAGTATATTTAGTCCGCGATAACATCGCGCTCGCTTTTATCGTTGAAATTGTGAAGAAAATTTGCCAGTGGTCAATATGGTCCACTTATTCTCCACCTTGGTATATGTTTGCAAATGagactttttttatattactcaTTAATGGAGATTCAttgacatctttttttttattattattatgcttTTGGAAAAACAATATAGaagttttttcacattttttagaAAGTAGCAATTCACAAATAATATTCGTAAGGTGCCATTTATAAAAGCAAACTGATTTGAGATTGTAAAATtacttaataattattagttaactACATTGacaatattatgaatattattattctgAAACTGAAAGGTAACATGATCCcaagaagaaaacataacatAATTATGATTCTATATCATATCGACATTATTAGAAGGTTTAATGAACCCAACCAAGAAGTAAACAAAGCATAATAATTATGATAGGATAATAGAATAATTTAATAACGAAGACCAACATTCTTAACGTTTTTAAGGGCATCCACGTAGCAATGGAGGACTTTGAAACCGCAGTTGGGATATGCTATAGTCTCTAAGAGCATCTTCGCGGTGCCCTCTTGACTCACCCTCGCACCATTCTTTTCCACCAGGACCGCTCCGACGATCTTATCGAACCCTTTGCCTCGGCCACGAGCCACGAAATCAACCAGCGCAGCTTGTACCGGCCCCAAACTAGGGTTAGACGCCACTGACTCAATGTACCATCCACGGTACACGTTCCACTCGTCGTCAAGCAGCGCCACTCCCGACGGAGAGTCAGTGTACGGCGAGAACGAATTGTTTGCCGCTTCTAGAGCCGTCCACTTCAGACGGTAAGAGTATGATTCTGAGCAGATCTCTCCTGAGGCAGAACTCGAGAGGCTGAGGCAGTTATCGCGCTTCTCGAGAAGGAGAGGGGTACCGTTCGGGAGGATTCTGTTGGGTGTGAACCTGTCCGTAAGGAGGCATCTAAGGCTCGCGAATGATACTTCTACATGCTTTGATCTGCTCAGGATCTTGATGTCAGGTGCGTTGCTGATTTCCAAAAGAAACTGGCAGCAGTGTCCGCACGGCGTGCCGAATTCGATGCCGTCTGTAGAGACGGCAACGGCTAAATGACGGAGGCCTTCCTCGGAGTTGAGGGCGAGGTTGGCGACGAGGAACTGCTCGGCGTGGATGGAGTGGTGAAGAGGAAGACCTGGAAAGTCGACATTGACGCCTAAGTAGACCCGACCCGATGATGCGCGTCCGACGGCTCCGACTTTGTACGTGGAGATTGGAGCCCGAGCGAGTGACATCGCCTTTTTGATCAGAACTGGAAGTCTCTTGGGTTCGGTGACGCCTTGCGATGCTGCTTCGTTGGCAGTGAAAACGAACTTGTACTGATCTTTTGCTATTGTCGCGTTTTGAGGTTTAGTGTTGGGAGGTTGGAAATAAGATGAGAAGTTGGGCTGTTCTGCCATTGTCTCTGTCTGATTTTGGGATCgtgtgtttttgatattttatgtTGAGAGATGGAAATGAGATGAGAAGTGAGTTAACGTCTTTACCTATTTATATAGGTGTGATGTGTTGCGTCTCTGTGCTTATTGTGAAAGTACCTTTTTAAAAACGTGTTTACGTCCAATGTATACGCAAACAAATGAAGAATAGCGTGTGAACTACAAGATACATTAAAAGCTGATTGTGACTGTCAACTGTCAAGGACTCAATTTTTAAGCAAAGTACTGAGGATTAAGTTTTCTAGTTTTAGTATAATCTATAAAGTAATGTAATGAAGAGTAGTAACATAGATAAAAATTAATGCAGTGAAGACTAATTGTccttaacttttatatattccACTGTCTCGAACAACAGAATTTTTTACTTATAAACTTTTACGGTTCAAGTTgatatgatacattttaaatCTTTCGTAATTATACATTTACTAGACTAAGCTTCTATGTATTGCAAGTTGTTATGTTTAGGACCGCTCTAGGGGAAATGACACAGCTTTAATTCTTTTGTAATTAGACAGAAATTAGGGGCTCAGAAAGAAGTTGTAATTAACCATCttcaatgaaaaatatatattcattcatcATGAAACTCAActcttctaaaattaaaataatttgactGTTCCTCAACTGTGCACTTCGTA
The sequence above is a segment of the Camelina sativa cultivar DH55 chromosome 10, Cs, whole genome shotgun sequence genome. Coding sequences within it:
- the LOC104717232 gene encoding LOW QUALITY PROTEIN: cytidine deaminase 6-like (The sequence of the model RefSeq protein was modified relative to this genomic sequence to represent the inferred CDS: inserted 1 base in 1 codon) — encoded protein: MAQENKFVYTPSEAAEVGIHGPRDLPKLMKKALSLARVPISIFGVGVVGLTSKGQVFLGVNVEFKGVPLHHSIHGEQFLVTNLALNSVEELTHIAVSADNIKFGAPCGHCRQFYQELGTPPXVEILIQKPDEGIDEFMSIESLMPESFGPDSLLPEDSPLLLAQRDNKLVLLDTSEAICSDPEECPHPKCRALAAANKSYAPYSDSPSGVALKCDDKVYRGWYLESVAYNPSLGPVQAALVDFVARSGGKEFEDITEAVLVEKGDAKVIQEDTARIFLEKIAPNCSFKVLHCKKP
- the LOC104717234 gene encoding cytidine deaminase 7-like, whose protein sequence is MAEQPNFSSYFQPPNTKPQNATIAKDQYKFVFTANEAASQGVTEPKRLPVLIKKAMSLARAPISTYKVGAVGRASSGRVYLGVNVDFPGLPLHHSIHAEQFLVANLALNSEEGLRHLAVAVSTDGIEFGTPCGHCCQFLLEISNAPDIKILSRSKHVEVSFASLRCLLTDRFTPNRILPNGTPLLLEKRDNCLSLSSSASGEICSESYSYRLKWTALEAANNSFSPYTDSPSGVALLDDEWNVYRGWYIESVASNPSLGPVQAALVDFVARGRGKGFDKIVGAVLVEKNGARVSQEGTAKMLLETIAYPNCGFKVLHCYVDALKNVKNVGLRY